The sequence ATCTCACCACCTTTCCTCtcacattttaaaaaagtttaaagtttatttattagtcacaagcaaggctcacattaacactgcaatgaagtaactgtgaaattcctctagtcaccacagtccggcgcctgttcgggtcaatgcatctaaccagcgggtctttcagaatttgggaggaaaccggagcacccggaggaaacccacgcagacacggggagaacgtgcagactccacacagacagtgacccaagctgggaatcgaacccagtgctaaccactgtgccgccccttctgGTTCACAgaattgggttgggttggaatcTCGGTTGGGTCAAATTGTATTATGTTGGTTCAGCAAAACTTCTTCTTGACCTTGACACTCTGTTTATAAATCCCATGTTTCAGTATGACGTAATATACAACCACAGATTTGTCAAATAATTACACACATCTTGGTAATACGCAACCAACTCAGCTTCTTTGAAGCTGGCCCTCAACAATATGCGGACAGCAACATCCAAAAGACTTGAACCTCAAGCTCTACAAACAACAATCGTACACAACAATGAGAATATCTTGAATTAACAGTGACATCAACTGGTTTAATTTCCAAGTTTAAAAACCTTCCGTAAATTAGCAGCAGCCAATTCGCCTGCAATAGTGTGCTATTTCTACATAAGTGGGCTTTGTTATCAGTAAGATTACACTTTGCGTTGAATATTTTCTTATTTTAAATCAAAACTAATCACTCTTAGAAATGCCCAGCATGGAGCAAATAATAGGGGAGCAAAGTACTGTagctgctggaaatcagaaataccaacagaaaatgctagaaatactcagcaggtcaggcaacatcggaggagagagaaaaacagagacaaAGCTTCAGGTCCACAATCTGCactagttctgatgaagggtcattggcTCCTGTTTTTCCCAGCACAGATGTGCTCAGCATTTCCAACACTGTTCCTATTGGAACAAAATAACCCCTTTTGCCAGCCCTCCAAAAAGCAATCAGACTTCTTGTGAGCCGCTCATTCCCCTTCAGTAAGAGCTCCAGCAGCAGCTGCCTGCGATCTAATTTGGCACAACATTTAAacaggaattttaaaaagttatggTCTGAAGAAAACAGTAATTACTTAAAAAATATAATTAATAAAGGACCAAACAGCAGAGGTAACTAATAAAATCTTGTTTGCCTCGTTGCTTAAGAAGCAGCGTGAGAGACAGGTTAGGCCCCAAGCCCTGGTCACCGGGGaaaggtggtggtgggaggaatTAGAACCAAGCTAAGGAGTTGGGTTTAAGCATCACTGACCTGGTGTTCGTCACTGGTGGCGCACAGCTGGCCTCGGTGGAATTCATTTGAAAGTGGGAGTCAGAAACAAGATTTCAACCTGGGTTTTCCCTCTCCCCTGGTTCAGTTTCTGGATAGgtgttggtggtggggtgggggcggtggcgtTGGTGGAGGTGGTGTGTTATTTATCCACACACCAagtagcgtgtgtgtgtcacgctTAGTCTCCAGGTTCTCATTCATTGCCATTGTTGCTTTAGCGCAAGTCCAAGCTCCTCAAGCTACTCTTCCGAACTCTGCGACCTTGTCCTTCATGGTATACTGGTGAACCTCCATTATCCCTTTCTATTAATTTGATATCCTTTCTATTTTAGGATGCTCAAAATTAACTAGCCCGTGTCTTCCACACTTAGCACTTAatcaccaccccaccctccctccccccacagtttGGGAGGTTTGGACTTATCCCTCGCTGAGGAGCCATTCAGAACATCTGTGAAAGCAGCAAGATTGCTTCCTCTCAGCTCTAACACTCCACCTGCCCGGGTCTTGCTGTTGCTATAACCACCACTGGGCTCCCTGGCTCCACCATCTTGAAGCCTGTAGTCATTCAGTGGGTTGTCACCTGTGCAGAAGGGGAAGGGTACAGCCAAAGCATGGACCACCTCCGCACCTCCCAGGCCCCGTTAGGGATCACAGACCACGTTATAGTAGGTCCCAGTGTATTTCCGCAAAAGAAAGATAGAAAACATTCATCATTCCCGATTGGCCTGGTACAAATATATCCAAAGGATTGTTTGGAAGGGACATTGTATCATCAATTCCACATGAAGTGTGCTACTTTTATGAAATTACACAATTTAAAAGTAGAATTTATTCACGAACATCCATCTCTATTTTTGTTCATTTTAAAATGCGGAAAACTGACATAAGCTTTCTTGTCCTGTGTAATTAGTTTTGTGTTGCAAAGTCACACATCTGAAGCACGTCTTAAAGTCATATAAAATTGGAGCTTCTGTCCTGTCCGCTGAAACTTCATGATGAAAAGAAATGTCAAAGGTCATCATCTATATTACAACCCACCCGGTAGGTATCCATGATGGAATATGACAAGTGGTGGATTCTTCATATCACTACACTTCTACCGCTGCGAGAACTCCCGCGCTCCTGTCAATGAAAAAAATGTTAAACTTCAGTTTCAGTTGATTGTTTTTTTGAGCAAAACTAAAAGTAGAAATGACCCATCTTATGCATTTCATGCAATCTAATTTTTACAAGAGTaattggagggggtgtgggggggcggggtaagAGGAGGAATAAAACACAAGGTCAAACAGCATCAAATAACACTTCAACTTTCAATACTTGCAAGAAGGAATAGTCTTCCATTCCAAACAATTACAGCATGACAACTCACAGGGTGATAATTTGCAATGCTGTACACAATCGCTATTGTATTCCGGAACTTGATAAATGTTGATATTTAGTCACAATACTGAATTGATCACATAAATGAAATGCTGTCTCTTATTAATATTGCTGATGCAAGAACTTTCCTCGTAGGGTGTGATTTCATGTTGGCCCCCGTCAGGATCAGGTTCTTTGCTTTCAGAAAGAATCACAAGTGTAAACTTCTATTCTACATTCCAGAGCACCCAAGCAATGTGTCATCATATCACAACCTTCAaatgtaaaagtaaagtaaaaatttatttattagtgtcagaagtaggcttacattaaacattgcaatgaagttactgtgaaattcctctagtcgccacactccaacgcctgttcgggtcaatgcatctaaccagcacatctttcagactgtgggaggaaaccggagcacccggaggaaacccatgcagacacagggagaacgtgcagacttcgcacagacaatgacccaagccaggaatcgaacctgggtccctggcgctgtgaggcagcagtgctaaccactgtgctaccgtgctgtataAGACTCATGAGTAGAGTGGTGATTTAGGAATTTTTTATAACCACACTtctgagaaaaaaaaactcagaTAATGgtaggtgttggggagagttacagaacaaggagatcgaaggatacatgttcatagctctttgaaagtggagtcacaggtaggcagagtggtgaagaaggcattcagcatgcttggtttcattggtcagaacattgaatacaggagttgggacatcttgttgaagttgtacaagacattggtaagaccacacttggaatactgtgtacagttctggtcatcctattatagaaaggatattgttaaacaagaaagagtgcagaaaagatttactaggatgctaccaggacttgatggtttgagttataaggagaggctggatagactgggatttttttctctggagcggagaaggccgaggggtgatcttatagaggtctataaaataatgaggggcacaaatcagcccgatagtcaatatcttttcccaaaggtcggggagtctaaaactagagggcataggtttaaggtgagagatacaaaagtgtccagaggggcaattttttcacagagtgagtgtctggaacaagctgccagaggtagtagtagaggcgggtacaactttgtcttttaaaaagcagttagatagttacatggggaagatgggtatagagggatatgggccaagtgcaggcaattgggattagcttaagtgtttaaaaaaagggcagcatggacaagttgggccaaagggcctgtttcctctatgactctatatgactGAGATAAATGTTCAGAAAAATACTTTATAATGCAAAAAAAACTTACTGACTGTCGTCCATTATTAGATCTTCGTGCACTGCTTTGCTCTGACCCCCCATCTACTGAATGGTAGCTTGGAGGCTTTTCATGATACTTAAAAGGCTTCTTTAAGGCTTCCAACCAGTCTGACATTCGGTCATCTGGTTGGACCCTATTGTATCGAGAGCGGTTATCATAATCATCCAGGGAACTCCATGATCCTTGTCGTCTTCCACGAGGTGGAGGAGAATTGCTGTGGTCTCTGCGTCGATTTCTTCTTTCAGGTGAGTAATCTCTACTAGTTCGATGGGGAGGTCTTCTGTCCTCCTGGTAACCTCTTCTGCCACGTCGCTGGTTTGAACTGCTGGGTCTTGACCGATTATCATCATCAGAATCATCACTATAATACCCATAATTTTGTCGTCTTGGGAGCAACTGACCTCTCTGTCGGCTATCTTCAAAATCGTCTCTCCTATTCCCTTGAGAACGATTAGTTCTTCTGTCTTGTGAGCTCCGAGTGGACCTTGATCCTTCTTGAGATCTTTGATTCCTGGGGAGCCCTACCTCCAAAATATCCTCATGGCTTCTAGCCCTTCGTTGGTTCCTCCGGGATGAGTTACTGGTTTGTTGTGATGAAGGGAGGCTAGTTTCACGGACTGTCTCCAGTATGGGAGGTAAATGGATAACGCGTCGATCGACTTCTCTAATTCCAATTTCATTTAGTGATGAAAGCACGCTGGGAGGTGCACTGCCACTTGTACGGATTCCGTTTTGCAAAGGCTGTACTGTGTTTAAGTTTTTCACCTCATTCTCTATATAGTCCAGCATCTTAACAGAAGAGTTTGGATAGGCACTGTAGGGCATCATAGTCAATGGTATGCTGTTCTTGGTGGAAAAATCTATATAATGGAAATGAAAAAATGGAGAGAAATTAAACTTCTGAATAAAAGCTTTTGAAACACCTTAAAAAAAGGGAATAAAGTAAGTGAAGACATTGACAGCAAGGGAATTAGTAGAGTTGCACAGAATGGGAGTCTAAAAATGATGGCTAAAGATGACGACAGGAAATGCTATTGAAATGAGTTAAAATGTCAGTACGGTAATGTACAGTGTCCAAAACATAATGTGGGAGCTGAAGGCAATCATGCATTGGAAGGGACCAATTGGCAGGGATTTCTGAAACACAGCTGCAGCATAGTCAGTCAGGTCTGGGAATTAAACATTACAGCGTATAATTACTTAGAAAAGAGGGAAGAGGGAAAATGGGGAGCTGGAGTAGCTGCACTTATTTGAGTAACACAATGGCAGTATGAAAAAGGGACCCAGCTATCAACAAAACAAGGATTTCCCAAACTGTTCCGTCCACCGAACCCTTTTGATCCTACATGTACCAGAATAAAACTTAGAGCAGGAAAGTAAAATACAATGGAAAAGCAATGTCGTCCTAGAGTTTTCTTCGGTGTTGCCTCAGCTCATTGTTAGAAGTTACTGATGCATAATGGTGAAAAGTAAATGTTATATTACCACACTCCTAGTAACTGGGGCAGGGGAAAGAGAGTGAATAAAAATAATCTGCTCATGGATTCTATCAGTTCAAATAAATGCAGTAGCACATTAATACCAGAGACTACGTACCTCTTTGTGATGGCCCATTCATGTAGAATGAGTTTAATTGGGAATTTCTTTCATCTTCAGTGTACCCAGGCCTATTGAACATCCATGGCAGCATTCCCTGTTTTGCCTGTTTGACTAGTTCATGTCTTGCAAGAGCTATATTTAGAAAAAAGGACAGTGCCCCAATTAATTACCTTATTCAAAAATATTAGCAAAGGCTTCAGAAATGTGAAATTTATAATTAATATTATAAATTAATAATCCAGTGGTATTAACCCTACACTATTAATCGAGAGACTctactaatgttctgaggacccgggttcaaatcccgccatggcagagggtggaatttgaattcaaataaaaaaaatctggaattaagaatccactgatgaccatgaagtcattgtcgattgtcagaaaaacccatctggttcactaatgtccttgagggaaggaaatctgtcgtcctcacctggtctgacctacatgtgaccccagagccacagcaatgtggttgactctcagttgccttccaagggcaactaggaatgggcaataaatgctggccagccagcgatgcccatgtcccacaaatgaataaaaaaataaaataaaatggttGCTAGAATTTCACATTCTAGCCAGACATTAAAATTGCAAAACCAAAAGACTGCAAATGCTTGAAACACAagacaaaagcagaaagtgctagaaacacacagcaggtcaggtagcatctgtggagggagaaagggtggcatggtggctagcactgatgcctcacagcgccagggacacagttctatttcggcctcgggtgactgtctgtatggagtttgcatgttctcccagtttctgcgtgggtttcctctgggtgctctggattcctcccccacttcaaagatgtgcaggttaggtagattggccatgataacttgacccttagtctcagggggattagcagggtaaatacataaggttatgggggatagggcctgggtaggattgtggttgatgcaggcttgataggccaaatgacctccttcagcacaGTGCatccctgcactgcagggattctatgaaatagagttaatgttttaggaTCTGGAAccttgcactggtttcctcccacactccaaagatgtgcgggctaggttgattggccatgctaaattgagcctagtgtcagggggattagcagggtaaatatgacgaAAAGTCACAGATCTGAAACACATAggacgcgatcttaccagccattcacatCACACTCCCACTTAAGCGTGGTCGGAGAATTtgatgcccagccaaatctccatttactgcagtgggaagggaaaatcctgccggcatgaacgatGGCAACGTTCATGGTAACATTTTTTTCTCTCCCAACAtatgttgccagatctgctgagcgtttccacagtgggattttctgtttATGTCTTGAACTGCTGATCTTTCAAATTTATTGCTAGCAAAACAAACTAAACCTTCCATAGACTAAAAGTGCACTGTCCAGATATTAATAGGTGGACTAATGAACAGCTCACTTGCAACCTAGTAACTGTAAATAAGTTCCCAAACTAATATGCAACTTACGGCAGTTTATGAATGTTACTTTCTTCAAAATTTTCTTTAGGTTTGGGACATTAATGGAGCAGTTGGAAGGATATTAAACCCATGCTGGTGCCTTTACATTTATGATTTTTACATATTTTGGAAGGTGAAATGAATTTCACTTTTATATGGTGCACAGCGGTACGCTATTTACATCTACAAAAAACACATTTACAAAAATGTTATGTCTCCTGTGAGTGTATATTTAATTTTGTATTACATCTCATTTTCCTGCCCCAGTGGTGCCAAGTTGAAAAGGGAATGTTGTCCTCCAAGCTCCTATGACAGAAATCTGCAACCCTAAATATTGTACAAGATTCAGGGGGCCCCTGCTGGTTTATTTAATTCACTTCTCCGTGTTGTAAATGAAACATCGTAATActgtgaggcggcacagtggctagcactgctgcctcacagcgccagggacccggccttgggtaactgtctgtgtggagtttgcacgttctccccgtgcctgcgtgggttttctccgggtgctctggtttcctcccacactccaaagatgtgcgggctacgttgatgggtcaatttagcatggccatagtgccagggggattagcagggt is a genomic window of Mustelus asterias chromosome 17, sMusAst1.hap1.1, whole genome shotgun sequence containing:
- the ildr1a gene encoding immunoglobulin-like domain-containing receptor 1a → MRKLSAYMVFSFTQTACLALLVTVQETKRVTMLFSSIALRCDYSTSSQSQDVVVTWRFKSFCKDPIMEYYSSSYIAMLSMGQDPTNDCQDDQRTVRIVIQKRGQNEPILGHEYRQRKITIQNKADLWITEVMWWDHGVYFCSVEAPGDTTGDSDKEVRLIVLHWLTVILIIMGILLLFILISICWCQCCPQKCCCYLRCVCCPKRCCCPEEALARHELVKQAKQGMLPWMFNRPGYTEDERNSQLNSFYMNGPSQRDFSTKNSIPLTMMPYSAYPNSSVKMLDYIENEVKNLNTVQPLQNGIRTSGSAPPSVLSSLNEIGIREVDRRVIHLPPILETVRETSLPSSQQTSNSSRRNQRRARSHEDILEVGLPRNQRSQEGSRSTRSSQDRRTNRSQGNRRDDFEDSRQRGQLLPRRQNYGYYSDDSDDDNRSRPSSSNQRRGRRGYQEDRRPPHRTSRDYSPERRNRRRDHSNSPPPRGRRQGSWSSLDDYDNRSRYNRVQPDDRMSDWLEALKKPFKYHEKPPSYHSVDGGSEQSSARRSNNGRQSERGSSRSGRSVVI